One window from the genome of Andrena cerasifolii isolate SP2316 chromosome 3, iyAndCera1_principal, whole genome shotgun sequence encodes:
- the LOC143366908 gene encoding zinc finger MYND domain-containing protein 11 isoform X4, with translation MERAAFHISSLSLSYYIRHLLISMSIRRRTDPFMTQRIWDAIKITVHQRSLPSNDRMVRHLARVYGITEQEAQEELNKAVSDGLVYLKKVPTKNGIEQESYRLPTDAIYEDNHDWYCCKCQKAGALECCQQCYRVYHPECHVPSNFKLKICNFCESINNDTYPDKIDLNHILSFTCGHLKAKLPPEITNRTIVFNNDPITPINRYSGPTWLSEGEDAWRPDVLIKQHMDLAIMDQKIKKNEYNNLAEFQADAHNILHNITIYHGAHSIIGEMGMTMYQDCCYDLQEIRRCADCYRISNEKSEKMWFCIPCNPPHQLVYAKQKGYPYWPAKVMQVNGNVYDVRFFGGHHMRANIEKLFIRPITSSLQSLQPSEKGKWKEMKIKRSTAWNRAFEELKHHQNLLRKLGKSIAELDVSDDNEGPKPTKIRNIQSSGSKNGHSDVPPSQEEKENEDKTSVCKAGSEERQVPCLPVAEDEPPREIPSTCPQGLKKEGSQEDMVTSSSQEPRSKCVLVQTEQIQTEALPAKIKRERRTSEQPTTTALEKLRRELELEKCKELEKLQAEHAKELRQLTDRHQQIISEIKKKQWCYNCEAEAIYHCCWNTAYCSTDCQQVHWQREHKRVCRRKR, from the exons ATGGAAAGAGCAGCATTCCATATTTCATCATTAAGTTTGTCATATTACATTCGG CACTTATTGATCAGTATGTCTATACGTCGAAGAACTGATCCGTTTATGACACAACGAATATGGGACGCTATAAAGATAACTGTACATCAAAGAAGTCTACCTAGTAATGACCGTATGGTGCGGCATTTAGCTCGGGTTTATGGGATAACAGAGCAGGAAGCGCAAGAAGAATTGAACAAAGCAGTTAGTGACGGACTTGTCTATTTAAAGAAAGTACCAACGAAGAATGGTATAGAACAGGAAAGTTACAGACTGCCGACAGATGCCATATACGAAGATAATCACGACTGGTATTGTTGCAAATGTCAGAAAGCAGGGGCGTTGGAGTGTTGTCAGCAATGTTACAGGGTTTATCATCCCGAATGCCATGTGCctagtaattttaaattaaaaatatgtaatttttgTGAG AGTATAAATAATGACACATACCCGGACAAGATTGACCTGAACCATATCCTGAGTTTCACTTGCGGTCACCTGAAAGCAAAATTACCACCAGAAATTACAAACCGCACCATCGTTTTTAACAATGATCCTATTACGCCAATTAATAGATATTCAGGTCCGACCTGGCTCAGCGAAGGTGAAGACGCATGGCGACCGGACGTTCTCATAAAACAGCACATGGACTTGGCAATAATGGATCAGAAAATAAAGAAGAACGAGTACAACAATCTCGCTGAATTTCAAGCAGATGCACATAATATCTTACACAATATCACTATCTACCATGGAG CTCATAGTATAATTGGAGAAATGGGTATGACAATGTATCAGGATTGCTGCTACGATCTTCAAGAGATACGCCGATGCGCCGATTGTTATAGAATATCGAATGAGAAATCTGAGAAAATGTGGTTCTGCATACCGTGCAATCCGCCGCATCAATTGGTTTACGCGAAGCAAAAGGGATACCCGTACTGGCCGGCGAAGGTCATGCAAGTTAACGGGAACGTTTATGATGTTCGCTTTTTCGGAGGCCACCACATGCGCGCCAACATCGAGAAACTGTTCATCCGCCCGATCACATCCAGCCTGCAAAGCCTGCAG CCTTCGGAAAAagggaagtggaaagagatgaAG ATAAAAAGATCCACTGCTTGGAACAGAGCGTTCGAGGAGCTGAAGCACCATCAGAACCTGCTGCGAAAGTTGGGCAAGTCGATCGCTGAGTTGGACGTCAGCGACGATAACGAGGGCCCGAAACCGACAAAGATCCGAAATATACAATCATCAGGTTCGAAAA ACGGCCATAGCGATGTGCCGCCCTCCCAAGAGGAAAAAGAGAACGAAGATAAAACTTCGGTGTGTAAAGCTGGCAGCGAAGAGAGACAAGTTCCCTGTTTACCAGTGGCAGAAGATGAACCGCCAAGAGAAATACCCAGTACTTGCCCGCAAGGTTTGAAGAAAGAAGGTTCGCAAGAGGACATGGTTACGTCCAGTTCTCAAGAGCCAAGATCCAAATGTGTTCTTGTACAGACGGAGCAAATACAGACAGAAGCGTTGCCTGCGAAG ATAAAAAGGGAACGCAGAACTTCGGAGCAGCCTACCACAACAGCATTGGAAAAGCTGCGTCGTGAATTGGAACTCGAGAAATGTAAAGAATTAGAGAAACTACAAGCTGAACATGCTAAAGAGTTGCGGCAACTGACAGATAGACATCAACAGATTATATCGGAGATAAAGAAGAAGCAATGG TGTTATAATTGTGAAGCTGAGGCAATATACCACTGCTGTTGGAATACGGCGTACTGCAGCACTGATTGCCAGCAAGTTCACTGGCAGCGTGAACACAAAAGAGTCTGCCGGCGTAAGCgctaa
- the LOC143366908 gene encoding zinc finger MYND domain-containing protein 11 isoform X2 has translation MERAAFHISSLSLSYYIRHLLISMSIRRRTDPFMTQRIWDAIKITVHQRSLPSNDRMVRHLARVYGITEQEAQEELNKAVSDGLVYLKKVPTKNGIEQESYRLPTDAIYEDNHDWYCCKCQKAGALECCQQCYRVYHPECHVPSNFKLKICNFCESINNDTYPDKIDLNHILSFTCGHLKAKLPPEITNRTIVFNNDPITPINRYSGPTWLSEGEDAWRPDVLIKQHMDLAIMDQKIKKNEYNNLAEFQADAHNILHNITIYHGAHSIIGEMGMTMYQDCCYDLQEIRRCADCYRISNEKSEKMWFCIPCNPPHQLVYAKQKGYPYWPAKVMQVNGNVYDVRFFGGHHMRANIEKLFIRPITSSLQSLQIKRSTAWNRAFEELKHHQNLLRKLGKSIAELDVSDDNEGPKPTKIRNIQSSGSKSTAINSNPAKQLFKDLRVKVERLSSDGHSDVPPSQEEKENEDKTSVCKAGSEERQVPCLPVAEDEPPREIPSTCPQGLKKEGSQEDMVTSSSQEPRSKCVLVQTEQIQTEALPAKIKRERRTSEQPTTTALEKLRRELELEKCKELEKLQAEHAKELRQLTDRHQQIISEIKKKQWCYNCEAEAIYHCCWNTAYCSTDCQQVHWQREHKRVCRRKR, from the exons ATGGAAAGAGCAGCATTCCATATTTCATCATTAAGTTTGTCATATTACATTCGG CACTTATTGATCAGTATGTCTATACGTCGAAGAACTGATCCGTTTATGACACAACGAATATGGGACGCTATAAAGATAACTGTACATCAAAGAAGTCTACCTAGTAATGACCGTATGGTGCGGCATTTAGCTCGGGTTTATGGGATAACAGAGCAGGAAGCGCAAGAAGAATTGAACAAAGCAGTTAGTGACGGACTTGTCTATTTAAAGAAAGTACCAACGAAGAATGGTATAGAACAGGAAAGTTACAGACTGCCGACAGATGCCATATACGAAGATAATCACGACTGGTATTGTTGCAAATGTCAGAAAGCAGGGGCGTTGGAGTGTTGTCAGCAATGTTACAGGGTTTATCATCCCGAATGCCATGTGCctagtaattttaaattaaaaatatgtaatttttgTGAG AGTATAAATAATGACACATACCCGGACAAGATTGACCTGAACCATATCCTGAGTTTCACTTGCGGTCACCTGAAAGCAAAATTACCACCAGAAATTACAAACCGCACCATCGTTTTTAACAATGATCCTATTACGCCAATTAATAGATATTCAGGTCCGACCTGGCTCAGCGAAGGTGAAGACGCATGGCGACCGGACGTTCTCATAAAACAGCACATGGACTTGGCAATAATGGATCAGAAAATAAAGAAGAACGAGTACAACAATCTCGCTGAATTTCAAGCAGATGCACATAATATCTTACACAATATCACTATCTACCATGGAG CTCATAGTATAATTGGAGAAATGGGTATGACAATGTATCAGGATTGCTGCTACGATCTTCAAGAGATACGCCGATGCGCCGATTGTTATAGAATATCGAATGAGAAATCTGAGAAAATGTGGTTCTGCATACCGTGCAATCCGCCGCATCAATTGGTTTACGCGAAGCAAAAGGGATACCCGTACTGGCCGGCGAAGGTCATGCAAGTTAACGGGAACGTTTATGATGTTCGCTTTTTCGGAGGCCACCACATGCGCGCCAACATCGAGAAACTGTTCATCCGCCCGATCACATCCAGCCTGCAAAGCCTGCAG ATAAAAAGATCCACTGCTTGGAACAGAGCGTTCGAGGAGCTGAAGCACCATCAGAACCTGCTGCGAAAGTTGGGCAAGTCGATCGCTGAGTTGGACGTCAGCGACGATAACGAGGGCCCGAAACCGACAAAGATCCGAAATATACAATCATCAGGTTCGAAAAGTACGGCGATCAATTCTAATCCTGCGAAACAGCTTTTTAAGGATCTAAGAGTTAAAGTTGAACGTCTCAGCTCAGACGGCCATAGCGATGTGCCGCCCTCCCAAGAGGAAAAAGAGAACGAAGATAAAACTTCGGTGTGTAAAGCTGGCAGCGAAGAGAGACAAGTTCCCTGTTTACCAGTGGCAGAAGATGAACCGCCAAGAGAAATACCCAGTACTTGCCCGCAAGGTTTGAAGAAAGAAGGTTCGCAAGAGGACATGGTTACGTCCAGTTCTCAAGAGCCAAGATCCAAATGTGTTCTTGTACAGACGGAGCAAATACAGACAGAAGCGTTGCCTGCGAAG ATAAAAAGGGAACGCAGAACTTCGGAGCAGCCTACCACAACAGCATTGGAAAAGCTGCGTCGTGAATTGGAACTCGAGAAATGTAAAGAATTAGAGAAACTACAAGCTGAACATGCTAAAGAGTTGCGGCAACTGACAGATAGACATCAACAGATTATATCGGAGATAAAGAAGAAGCAATGG TGTTATAATTGTGAAGCTGAGGCAATATACCACTGCTGTTGGAATACGGCGTACTGCAGCACTGATTGCCAGCAAGTTCACTGGCAGCGTGAACACAAAAGAGTCTGCCGGCGTAAGCgctaa
- the LOC143366702 gene encoding pyridoxal phosphate phosphatase PHOSPHO2 isoform X2, producing MHRSALVAFDFDHTITDDNTDVVARKLLPREKLTDGVKDLFRSDGWIVYMRKIFQLLHDSSIDVKQIRNAIVRIPPVPGIEKLLRELHSNGCEIIIISDSNTLFISEWLKNKKLDEVVAEVFTNPASVDENGMIKVDMYHVQESCKLSTVNLCKGQILDSYIDKRCDEGVHFDRVVYVGDGKNDLCPILRLSERDLAFPRKGYVLVKILNGTENNEIPNVKARVFPWSDGREILEKLEKEIVLSSSSSSL from the coding sequence ATGCATCGATCTGCACTCGTGGCATTCGACTTCGATCATACGATTACGGACGACAATACCGATGTTGTCGCTCGGAAGCTGTTGCCCAGGGAAAAGTTAACGGACGGCGTGAAGGATTTGTTTCGTTCGGACGGTTGGATCGTGTACATGaggaaaatattccaattgttGCACGACAGCTCCATCGATGTAAAGCAAATAAGGAATGCTATTGTTCGTATACCGCCTGTGCCGGGCATCGAGAAGCTTCTAAGGGAGTTACACTCTAACGGCTgcgagattattattattagcgaTTCAAATACATTATTCATCAGCGAAtggttaaagaataaaaagttAGACGAAGTTGTCGCCGAGGTGTTCACGAACCCCGCGAGTGTCGACGAAAACGGTATGATAAAGGTGGATATGTATCATGTTCAAGAGTCGTGCAAATTGAGCACCGTGAATTTATGTAAAGGACAAATCTTGGACTCTTACATCGATAAGAGGTGCGACGAGGGGGTGCATTTCGATCGAGTGGTATACGTAGGAGACGGTAAAAACGATCTCTGCCCGATCTTACGACTTTCGGAACGTGATTTGGCATTCCCGCGGAAAGGTTACGTGCTTGTAAAGATATTAAATGGCACTGAGAATAATGAAATTCCGAATGTCAAAGCCCGCGTGTTTCCGTGGAGCGACGGCAGGGAAATCTTAGAAAAGCTGGAGAAAGAGAtcgttctttcttcttcttcttcctctttgtaa
- the LOC143366912 gene encoding protein LZIC: MSSHGKLETEKLRKYLEEQLHRLVQQLEDIKEIRNTLDEDAYEELMQLTREDLQEFNASLQRMISGDTTLIDELGAVQLATQAVIGDAFKTPDVIRMFGKREVTELRKRLVEIDSYTKLGKLSKESSDHQRGEVLNALRQLGEKLEPEELQLLEKLKLSNIDARSYVQVAESTEKGQMAMAVVGNEVRTSQNT; the protein is encoded by the exons ATGAGTTCCCATGGTAAGCTGGAAactgaaaagttgagaaagtaTTTGGAGGAACAATTGCATAGATTGGTGCAGCAATTGGAGGATATAAAGGAAATCCG GAACACGTTAGACGAGGATGCTTACGAAGAACTTATGCAACTCACACGAGAAGATTTGCAAGAGTTCAATGCAAGTCTGCAAAGGATGATATCTGGTGATACAACATTAATTGATGAATTGGGCGCTGTACAATTG GCAACCCAAGCAGTGATCGGCGATGCGTTTAAAACTCCCGATGTTATAAGAATGTTTGGTAAACGAGAAGTAACAGAACTTAGAAAACGTTTGGTTGAGATTGATAgttatacaaaacttggtaaACTAAGCAAGGAATCTAGCGATCATCAGCGGGGAGAGGTGTTAAATGCGTTGAGGCAGCTTGGAGAGAAATTAGAACCTGAGGAATTACAATTATTAGAAAAGTTGAAGTTGAGTAACATCGACGCCAGAAGTTACGTGCAAGTGGCTGAGAGTACAGAGAAAGGTCAAATGGCTATGGCAGTAGTAGGCAATGAAGTTAGAACTAGTCAAAATACTTAA
- the LOC143366702 gene encoding pyridoxal phosphate phosphatase PHOSPHO2 isoform X1, producing MQGVYMHALLIVISAMLNLKPAVAGHLSKDSLMHRSALVAFDFDHTITDDNTDVVARKLLPREKLTDGVKDLFRSDGWIVYMRKIFQLLHDSSIDVKQIRNAIVRIPPVPGIEKLLRELHSNGCEIIIISDSNTLFISEWLKNKKLDEVVAEVFTNPASVDENGMIKVDMYHVQESCKLSTVNLCKGQILDSYIDKRCDEGVHFDRVVYVGDGKNDLCPILRLSERDLAFPRKGYVLVKILNGTENNEIPNVKARVFPWSDGREILEKLEKEIVLSSSSSSL from the exons ATGCAGGGAGTATATATGCATGCACTATTGATCGTGATATCTGCTATGCTTAACCTAAAACCTGCAGTCGCCGGACACCTGTCTAAGGATTCACTT ATGCATCGATCTGCACTCGTGGCATTCGACTTCGATCATACGATTACGGACGACAATACCGATGTTGTCGCTCGGAAGCTGTTGCCCAGGGAAAAGTTAACGGACGGCGTGAAGGATTTGTTTCGTTCGGACGGTTGGATCGTGTACATGaggaaaatattccaattgttGCACGACAGCTCCATCGATGTAAAGCAAATAAGGAATGCTATTGTTCGTATACCGCCTGTGCCGGGCATCGAGAAGCTTCTAAGGGAGTTACACTCTAACGGCTgcgagattattattattagcgaTTCAAATACATTATTCATCAGCGAAtggttaaagaataaaaagttAGACGAAGTTGTCGCCGAGGTGTTCACGAACCCCGCGAGTGTCGACGAAAACGGTATGATAAAGGTGGATATGTATCATGTTCAAGAGTCGTGCAAATTGAGCACCGTGAATTTATGTAAAGGACAAATCTTGGACTCTTACATCGATAAGAGGTGCGACGAGGGGGTGCATTTCGATCGAGTGGTATACGTAGGAGACGGTAAAAACGATCTCTGCCCGATCTTACGACTTTCGGAACGTGATTTGGCATTCCCGCGGAAAGGTTACGTGCTTGTAAAGATATTAAATGGCACTGAGAATAATGAAATTCCGAATGTCAAAGCCCGCGTGTTTCCGTGGAGCGACGGCAGGGAAATCTTAGAAAAGCTGGAGAAAGAGAtcgttctttcttcttcttcttcctctttgtaa
- the LOC143366908 gene encoding zinc finger MYND domain-containing protein 11 isoform X1 — translation MERAAFHISSLSLSYYIRHLLISMSIRRRTDPFMTQRIWDAIKITVHQRSLPSNDRMVRHLARVYGITEQEAQEELNKAVSDGLVYLKKVPTKNGIEQESYRLPTDAIYEDNHDWYCCKCQKAGALECCQQCYRVYHPECHVPSNFKLKICNFCESINNDTYPDKIDLNHILSFTCGHLKAKLPPEITNRTIVFNNDPITPINRYSGPTWLSEGEDAWRPDVLIKQHMDLAIMDQKIKKNEYNNLAEFQADAHNILHNITIYHGAHSIIGEMGMTMYQDCCYDLQEIRRCADCYRISNEKSEKMWFCIPCNPPHQLVYAKQKGYPYWPAKVMQVNGNVYDVRFFGGHHMRANIEKLFIRPITSSLQSLQPSEKGKWKEMKIKRSTAWNRAFEELKHHQNLLRKLGKSIAELDVSDDNEGPKPTKIRNIQSSGSKSTAINSNPAKQLFKDLRVKVERLSSDGHSDVPPSQEEKENEDKTSVCKAGSEERQVPCLPVAEDEPPREIPSTCPQGLKKEGSQEDMVTSSSQEPRSKCVLVQTEQIQTEALPAKIKRERRTSEQPTTTALEKLRRELELEKCKELEKLQAEHAKELRQLTDRHQQIISEIKKKQWCYNCEAEAIYHCCWNTAYCSTDCQQVHWQREHKRVCRRKR, via the exons ATGGAAAGAGCAGCATTCCATATTTCATCATTAAGTTTGTCATATTACATTCGG CACTTATTGATCAGTATGTCTATACGTCGAAGAACTGATCCGTTTATGACACAACGAATATGGGACGCTATAAAGATAACTGTACATCAAAGAAGTCTACCTAGTAATGACCGTATGGTGCGGCATTTAGCTCGGGTTTATGGGATAACAGAGCAGGAAGCGCAAGAAGAATTGAACAAAGCAGTTAGTGACGGACTTGTCTATTTAAAGAAAGTACCAACGAAGAATGGTATAGAACAGGAAAGTTACAGACTGCCGACAGATGCCATATACGAAGATAATCACGACTGGTATTGTTGCAAATGTCAGAAAGCAGGGGCGTTGGAGTGTTGTCAGCAATGTTACAGGGTTTATCATCCCGAATGCCATGTGCctagtaattttaaattaaaaatatgtaatttttgTGAG AGTATAAATAATGACACATACCCGGACAAGATTGACCTGAACCATATCCTGAGTTTCACTTGCGGTCACCTGAAAGCAAAATTACCACCAGAAATTACAAACCGCACCATCGTTTTTAACAATGATCCTATTACGCCAATTAATAGATATTCAGGTCCGACCTGGCTCAGCGAAGGTGAAGACGCATGGCGACCGGACGTTCTCATAAAACAGCACATGGACTTGGCAATAATGGATCAGAAAATAAAGAAGAACGAGTACAACAATCTCGCTGAATTTCAAGCAGATGCACATAATATCTTACACAATATCACTATCTACCATGGAG CTCATAGTATAATTGGAGAAATGGGTATGACAATGTATCAGGATTGCTGCTACGATCTTCAAGAGATACGCCGATGCGCCGATTGTTATAGAATATCGAATGAGAAATCTGAGAAAATGTGGTTCTGCATACCGTGCAATCCGCCGCATCAATTGGTTTACGCGAAGCAAAAGGGATACCCGTACTGGCCGGCGAAGGTCATGCAAGTTAACGGGAACGTTTATGATGTTCGCTTTTTCGGAGGCCACCACATGCGCGCCAACATCGAGAAACTGTTCATCCGCCCGATCACATCCAGCCTGCAAAGCCTGCAG CCTTCGGAAAAagggaagtggaaagagatgaAG ATAAAAAGATCCACTGCTTGGAACAGAGCGTTCGAGGAGCTGAAGCACCATCAGAACCTGCTGCGAAAGTTGGGCAAGTCGATCGCTGAGTTGGACGTCAGCGACGATAACGAGGGCCCGAAACCGACAAAGATCCGAAATATACAATCATCAGGTTCGAAAAGTACGGCGATCAATTCTAATCCTGCGAAACAGCTTTTTAAGGATCTAAGAGTTAAAGTTGAACGTCTCAGCTCAGACGGCCATAGCGATGTGCCGCCCTCCCAAGAGGAAAAAGAGAACGAAGATAAAACTTCGGTGTGTAAAGCTGGCAGCGAAGAGAGACAAGTTCCCTGTTTACCAGTGGCAGAAGATGAACCGCCAAGAGAAATACCCAGTACTTGCCCGCAAGGTTTGAAGAAAGAAGGTTCGCAAGAGGACATGGTTACGTCCAGTTCTCAAGAGCCAAGATCCAAATGTGTTCTTGTACAGACGGAGCAAATACAGACAGAAGCGTTGCCTGCGAAG ATAAAAAGGGAACGCAGAACTTCGGAGCAGCCTACCACAACAGCATTGGAAAAGCTGCGTCGTGAATTGGAACTCGAGAAATGTAAAGAATTAGAGAAACTACAAGCTGAACATGCTAAAGAGTTGCGGCAACTGACAGATAGACATCAACAGATTATATCGGAGATAAAGAAGAAGCAATGG TGTTATAATTGTGAAGCTGAGGCAATATACCACTGCTGTTGGAATACGGCGTACTGCAGCACTGATTGCCAGCAAGTTCACTGGCAGCGTGAACACAAAAGAGTCTGCCGGCGTAAGCgctaa
- the LOC143366908 gene encoding zinc finger MYND domain-containing protein 11 isoform X3: MSIRRRTDPFMTQRIWDAIKITVHQRSLPSNDRMVRHLARVYGITEQEAQEELNKAVSDGLVYLKKVPTKNGIEQESYRLPTDAIYEDNHDWYCCKCQKAGALECCQQCYRVYHPECHVPSNFKLKICNFCESINNDTYPDKIDLNHILSFTCGHLKAKLPPEITNRTIVFNNDPITPINRYSGPTWLSEGEDAWRPDVLIKQHMDLAIMDQKIKKNEYNNLAEFQADAHNILHNITIYHGAHSIIGEMGMTMYQDCCYDLQEIRRCADCYRISNEKSEKMWFCIPCNPPHQLVYAKQKGYPYWPAKVMQVNGNVYDVRFFGGHHMRANIEKLFIRPITSSLQSLQPSEKGKWKEMKIKRSTAWNRAFEELKHHQNLLRKLGKSIAELDVSDDNEGPKPTKIRNIQSSGSKSTAINSNPAKQLFKDLRVKVERLSSDGHSDVPPSQEEKENEDKTSVCKAGSEERQVPCLPVAEDEPPREIPSTCPQGLKKEGSQEDMVTSSSQEPRSKCVLVQTEQIQTEALPAKIKRERRTSEQPTTTALEKLRRELELEKCKELEKLQAEHAKELRQLTDRHQQIISEIKKKQWCYNCEAEAIYHCCWNTAYCSTDCQQVHWQREHKRVCRRKR, translated from the exons ATGTCTATACGTCGAAGAACTGATCCGTTTATGACACAACGAATATGGGACGCTATAAAGATAACTGTACATCAAAGAAGTCTACCTAGTAATGACCGTATGGTGCGGCATTTAGCTCGGGTTTATGGGATAACAGAGCAGGAAGCGCAAGAAGAATTGAACAAAGCAGTTAGTGACGGACTTGTCTATTTAAAGAAAGTACCAACGAAGAATGGTATAGAACAGGAAAGTTACAGACTGCCGACAGATGCCATATACGAAGATAATCACGACTGGTATTGTTGCAAATGTCAGAAAGCAGGGGCGTTGGAGTGTTGTCAGCAATGTTACAGGGTTTATCATCCCGAATGCCATGTGCctagtaattttaaattaaaaatatgtaatttttgTGAG AGTATAAATAATGACACATACCCGGACAAGATTGACCTGAACCATATCCTGAGTTTCACTTGCGGTCACCTGAAAGCAAAATTACCACCAGAAATTACAAACCGCACCATCGTTTTTAACAATGATCCTATTACGCCAATTAATAGATATTCAGGTCCGACCTGGCTCAGCGAAGGTGAAGACGCATGGCGACCGGACGTTCTCATAAAACAGCACATGGACTTGGCAATAATGGATCAGAAAATAAAGAAGAACGAGTACAACAATCTCGCTGAATTTCAAGCAGATGCACATAATATCTTACACAATATCACTATCTACCATGGAG CTCATAGTATAATTGGAGAAATGGGTATGACAATGTATCAGGATTGCTGCTACGATCTTCAAGAGATACGCCGATGCGCCGATTGTTATAGAATATCGAATGAGAAATCTGAGAAAATGTGGTTCTGCATACCGTGCAATCCGCCGCATCAATTGGTTTACGCGAAGCAAAAGGGATACCCGTACTGGCCGGCGAAGGTCATGCAAGTTAACGGGAACGTTTATGATGTTCGCTTTTTCGGAGGCCACCACATGCGCGCCAACATCGAGAAACTGTTCATCCGCCCGATCACATCCAGCCTGCAAAGCCTGCAG CCTTCGGAAAAagggaagtggaaagagatgaAG ATAAAAAGATCCACTGCTTGGAACAGAGCGTTCGAGGAGCTGAAGCACCATCAGAACCTGCTGCGAAAGTTGGGCAAGTCGATCGCTGAGTTGGACGTCAGCGACGATAACGAGGGCCCGAAACCGACAAAGATCCGAAATATACAATCATCAGGTTCGAAAAGTACGGCGATCAATTCTAATCCTGCGAAACAGCTTTTTAAGGATCTAAGAGTTAAAGTTGAACGTCTCAGCTCAGACGGCCATAGCGATGTGCCGCCCTCCCAAGAGGAAAAAGAGAACGAAGATAAAACTTCGGTGTGTAAAGCTGGCAGCGAAGAGAGACAAGTTCCCTGTTTACCAGTGGCAGAAGATGAACCGCCAAGAGAAATACCCAGTACTTGCCCGCAAGGTTTGAAGAAAGAAGGTTCGCAAGAGGACATGGTTACGTCCAGTTCTCAAGAGCCAAGATCCAAATGTGTTCTTGTACAGACGGAGCAAATACAGACAGAAGCGTTGCCTGCGAAG ATAAAAAGGGAACGCAGAACTTCGGAGCAGCCTACCACAACAGCATTGGAAAAGCTGCGTCGTGAATTGGAACTCGAGAAATGTAAAGAATTAGAGAAACTACAAGCTGAACATGCTAAAGAGTTGCGGCAACTGACAGATAGACATCAACAGATTATATCGGAGATAAAGAAGAAGCAATGG TGTTATAATTGTGAAGCTGAGGCAATATACCACTGCTGTTGGAATACGGCGTACTGCAGCACTGATTGCCAGCAAGTTCACTGGCAGCGTGAACACAAAAGAGTCTGCCGGCGTAAGCgctaa